Below is a genomic region from Pirellulales bacterium.
CTTCTTCTTGCCAGATGTTCCGCTTTCCTCAGTCGTGTTCTCGCCGTGAGCGATCCGACGTGGTCTCGCAGCGGTTGATCATCAACACCGTAGATGCGATTGCCCGCCAGCGCGCGCCGCGCGGGTTGCGCATGGTGATCGAACGATCCTTAAGAATGCGCAAGGGGCAGGGAATTTCCTTGCCAACGCGCGGCGCGTTCTGCTATAAGTTCGCCTGTTCGCTATCTGGTCAGCCAGGCACGGGTGTACCTGGGGACGTGCAGGCAAGAAAAAAACCTGTACGCGTCGTGGGGCAGTTCCTCACCTGGCCGATCGAGTTGGGCAGTTCTCAAGCTAGGCAGGGCTTCTATTGAGGGGCAGCTACTACAGGGGCATCTTTCCGTCGTACCGCGCTCCCCAGCGCTGTATTCAGCATAAATCTCGTCAGCGCGTTCGCTGATCGGTCACGTTCTGGGAGGAACACGCAGATGTTCTGGTTTCGCTTTGCGCGCCCGCGTCGCTCTAGCACAACCCTCAAACGCCGCCGGCTGAATTTCGAGCCGCTGGAAGACCGGCGATTGCTTAGCGTTAACGTTACGAATTCGGGCGGTGCCTACACAATTGCCAGTAACAGTAGCGCTGACGACGTGCGGGTGGTGGCGCCCGGTATCGGCGATGTGAACTACGACGGCACCGTCAATGGCGTCGATGTCAGTGTGTGGTCCTCGCACTATTTATCCTCGGGCCCCGTCGGTGACGCCAACTACGACGGCACCGTGAATGGTCTCGATAACACCACGATTGCCGGTCACTGGTTGCAATTGTCGCAGATCCAGATTTACGATGGCGCCACGCTCAACGACACCGTCCCACTTTTGGATATCACGTCGCTCGCGATCAACGCCGCTGGCGGCACGATCGAGATCGACGGCAATTTCTCCCGCCCCGTCACCGTCGACGGCGGCAGCAATGCCACGCTCGATATCAACGGCAACCCGAACCGGGGCGACACGGTGAGCATGACCGACTCCTCGATCACGCTCTTCGACAGTACGACCACGGTCAGTTACTCGAACATCGAGAACATCAATTTCGCCTTGGGAGGAACAAGCGGTTCGGACTTGCTGACGATCAATGGCACGTCGGGCGATGACTCGATGCAAGCCCAGAGTGACGGCAGCACGATCGTCTTCAACGGACTTAACGTCAACGTAGCCAGCGTCGAAGGACTGACGCTCAATGGCAACGACGGCGACGACACGATCGACATGTTCTACTTGAATTCGGCCATCGCGCTTACGATCAATGGCGGCGCCGGAGACGATCTGCTGGCCGGCGGCGCCGGCAACGACGCCATCAACGGCGGTACGGGCAACAACACGCTCATCGGCTGGGGAGGCAACGACACGCTCAACGGTGGTAACGGCAATGCCACGTTCCTGTACATGCCCGGCCCGGCCAGCCTGGGGACCGACACGCTCAGCATCGATTCGGGAGGTGTCGGCACGCTCGACTTCGAATATCTCACCGACGGCGTGACCGTGAACATCGGTTCCACGTCGACCCAGAGCGTGGTGTCGGGCCTGCTGAGCTTGAACCTGGGCACCTCGACGACGATCGCCAATGTGATCGGCGGCGCCGGCAACGACACGATCACGGGGAACAGTCTGAGCAATGTGCTGGACGGCCGCGACGGCGACGACACAATCACGGCCGGCACCGGCAACGCGGTCATGTACGGCGGGGCCGGCGACGACACGCTCACCGGCGGTTCCGGCAATGACCTGCTGTACGGCGGCGCCGGGGACGATACGCTGGCCGGAGGCGGCGGCAACGACACTTACCTGTTCCCCTGGTCGCCGGGTGACGCCCCGCTGGGGACCGATACGATTACCGAAGCCTCATCGGCCGGCACCGACAAGCTCGACTTCTCGAACTTTTTCCCAGCCACATACAGCGCGCCAAGCTTGTCGAGCACAAGCACGCAAACCGTGGGCACCGATTCCAGCAGCAACCCGCTGTTGAAGATCAACCTGGTGAACGCTTCGACGATCGAAAGCACGACCGATTCCCCGATTTCGCAACCGGCGGTAAGTACCCTGGCGGTGAACCCTCTGTCCACGCCCGGCGAAGTAACGCTGACGGCCGTTTACACCGGCGCGACCGTTGATCCTGACACCCACAGTTTCGTCGGAGAGGTCGACTTCTACCTCGACACGAACCACGACGGAGTTCTCGAAACCGGAACCGACACCTTGCTCGGCACAGATACCGACGGCGATGACGGCTGGAGCATCAACGTACCAACATCTCAAGTCCCCACCGGCACTAACGGATTTATAGCCGTCGCCGTCGGGGGCGGCGGACCGCCAGTTCCTCCGCGTGTCGTCGAAGCGACTATTTCCGGAGGAATTCCAAACAACGACAGCGAACTTGGAGGAGGCGGGGGTAGCAGCGGTGGCAGCGGTGCCGGCGGCAGCGCGATTGGAATACCGACGCTTGTTCGCAGCGCAGGCGACGCTGATGTCTA
It encodes:
- a CDS encoding M10 family metallopeptidase C-terminal domain-containing protein, producing the protein MFWFRFARPRRSSTTLKRRRLNFEPLEDRRLLSVNVTNSGGAYTIASNSSADDVRVVAPGIGDVNYDGTVNGVDVSVWSSHYLSSGPVGDANYDGTVNGLDNTTIAGHWLQLSQIQIYDGATLNDTVPLLDITSLAINAAGGTIEIDGNFSRPVTVDGGSNATLDINGNPNRGDTVSMTDSSITLFDSTTTVSYSNIENINFALGGTSGSDLLTINGTSGDDSMQAQSDGSTIVFNGLNVNVASVEGLTLNGNDGDDTIDMFYLNSAIALTINGGAGDDLLAGGAGNDAINGGTGNNTLIGWGGNDTLNGGNGNATFLYMPGPASLGTDTLSIDSGGVGTLDFEYLTDGVTVNIGSTSTQSVVSGLLSLNLGTSTTIANVIGGAGNDTITGNSLSNVLDGRDGDDTITAGTGNAVMYGGAGDDTLTGGSGNDLLYGGAGDDTLAGGGGNDTYLFPWSPGDAPLGTDTITEASSAGTDKLDFSNFFPATYSAPSLSSTSTQTVGTDSSSNPLLKINLVNASTIESTTDSPISQPAVSTLAVNPLSTPGEVTLTAVYTGATVDPDTHSFVGEVDFYLDTNHDGVLETGTDTLLGTDTDGDDGWSINVPTSQVPTGTNGFIAVAVGGGGPPVPPRVVEATISGGIPNNDSELGGGGGSSGGSGAGGSAIGIPTLVRSAGDADVYADFPSELDAPNYAYADGGGNYDDGGQEQDILANDVLSHARYNVVATPGYFSAQASGAAGEGDARGISSFNSAVTGQAAQPGIGASGITSFNSVADANASPTGGPGGWIEHSGSLYSADPTDPGTVAPHVWTVSGNGAAVNGDSISEVTLAGQFTFNDGESENGAVVPTGTADAKLGMAFTVATSDGENLLNFNGGGETYDGTRNGGVAAQVVTNGTSKYYASAGNDGSMTVSFVWTVPVGTTISVKYDEGLHTLLDTGASPTYPATQDAMVSQVLYDFDMRIVSWSS